From Streptomyces qinzhouensis, one genomic window encodes:
- a CDS encoding bi-domain-containing oxidoreductase codes for MKQVVQNYKSGELALLDVPVPGCKPGGVLVRSAYSLISTGTELMKVSEAGMSMLGKARSRPDQVAKVVQSVATNGLPATYRKVMGKLDSYTPLGYSLCGVVEQVGAGIDDVAVGDLVACAGNEHALHAELNWVPKNLYTPVPDGLEPRHAAFGTVGSIALQGVRRGEPQLGDVALVIGLGLIGQLVVQLLVAAGVRVVGADPDPVRCELAARLGATACGDPGSAAVSGAVAELTAGHGVDQVYLAAGGGSNEPVELAVRLSRDRGRVVDIGKCRLDLPWNAYYMKELDVRFSRSYGPGRYDPEYELEGRDYPIGYVRWTERRNLACFLDLVARGRVDVEPLVSRVADFDDAVETYRSLKDGELKAVAVLFRYPEQKAETAEKAAPAVAVPAVRRGGAVSPPARSARHPVRLAFIGAGNYATSMLLPHLARRDGVELSKVVTTTALSAANAQRKFGFAEATTELDAVLDDPAVDAVFVVTRHSSHAELTRKALLAGKTVFVEKPLALTGDELAGVLAAVEESGNDRLQVGFNRRFAPLLREARKRFGTPTGPASVRYLVNAGRLEHGSWYLQQDSQGSRFAGEGGHFIDTVSWLLAADPVSVYAVAASGNEDLQVLLRYPGGSTATISYVTTGPAGFPKETVDLVADGRALRLDDFVRASVYGDKRWVSSRLPKARDKGQRAELDAFLEAVRTGGPMPVPLESLVATTAATLAVPAGLAGGAPVTLARAR; via the coding sequence GTGAAACAGGTTGTGCAGAACTACAAGAGCGGCGAGCTGGCGCTGCTCGACGTACCGGTGCCGGGATGCAAGCCCGGCGGTGTACTGGTCCGGAGCGCCTACTCGCTGATCTCCACCGGGACCGAGCTCATGAAGGTGTCCGAGGCCGGCATGTCGATGCTGGGCAAGGCCCGTTCCCGGCCGGACCAGGTGGCCAAGGTCGTGCAGAGCGTGGCCACCAACGGGCTGCCCGCCACCTACCGCAAGGTCATGGGCAAGCTGGACTCCTACACCCCGCTGGGCTACTCGCTGTGCGGCGTGGTCGAACAGGTCGGCGCCGGGATCGACGATGTCGCGGTCGGTGACCTGGTGGCCTGCGCCGGCAATGAGCACGCGCTGCACGCCGAGCTGAACTGGGTGCCGAAGAACCTCTACACCCCGGTGCCGGACGGTCTGGAGCCGCGGCACGCGGCCTTCGGCACCGTCGGGTCGATCGCCTTGCAGGGCGTCCGCCGCGGTGAACCGCAGCTCGGCGATGTGGCGCTGGTCATCGGCCTCGGGCTGATCGGGCAGCTGGTGGTGCAGCTGCTGGTCGCCGCGGGAGTCCGGGTCGTCGGCGCCGACCCCGACCCGGTGCGCTGCGAGCTCGCCGCCCGCCTGGGCGCCACGGCCTGCGGCGACCCCGGATCGGCGGCCGTGTCGGGTGCCGTCGCCGAACTCACCGCCGGGCACGGCGTGGACCAGGTGTATCTGGCCGCCGGCGGCGGCAGCAATGAACCCGTCGAGCTGGCCGTCCGGCTGAGCCGGGACCGCGGCCGGGTCGTCGACATCGGCAAATGCCGGCTGGACCTGCCGTGGAACGCGTACTACATGAAGGAGCTCGACGTCCGGTTCTCCCGGTCGTACGGCCCCGGGCGCTACGACCCGGAGTACGAGCTCGAGGGGCGGGACTACCCGATCGGCTATGTGCGCTGGACCGAGCGCCGCAATCTGGCCTGCTTCCTGGACCTCGTCGCCCGCGGCCGGGTCGACGTCGAGCCCCTGGTGTCCCGGGTCGCCGACTTCGACGACGCCGTCGAGACGTACCGGAGCCTGAAGGACGGCGAGCTGAAGGCCGTGGCCGTACTGTTCCGCTACCCCGAGCAGAAGGCGGAGACGGCGGAGAAGGCGGCCCCGGCGGTGGCCGTGCCCGCGGTGCGCCGCGGCGGCGCGGTGTCACCCCCGGCCCGGTCCGCCCGTCATCCGGTGCGGCTGGCGTTCATCGGAGCGGGAAACTACGCGACGTCGATGCTGCTGCCGCATCTGGCCCGGCGCGACGGCGTCGAGCTGTCCAAGGTCGTCACCACGACGGCGCTGTCCGCGGCCAACGCACAGCGGAAGTTCGGCTTCGCCGAGGCGACCACCGAACTCGACGCCGTACTCGACGACCCGGCCGTCGACGCTGTGTTCGTGGTCACCCGGCACAGTTCGCACGCCGAACTGACCCGGAAGGCGCTGCTGGCGGGCAAGACGGTGTTCGTGGAGAAGCCCCTCGCGCTCACCGGGGACGAACTGGCCGGTGTCCTCGCCGCGGTGGAGGAGTCCGGCAACGACCGGCTCCAGGTGGGCTTCAACCGCCGGTTCGCCCCGTTGCTGCGGGAGGCCAGAAAGCGGTTCGGCACCCCGACCGGTCCGGCGAGTGTCCGCTATCTGGTCAACGCGGGCCGGCTGGAGCACGGCAGCTGGTATCTCCAACAGGACTCCCAGGGCTCGCGGTTCGCCGGCGAGGGCGGTCACTTCATCGACACGGTGAGCTGGCTCCTCGCGGCCGACCCGGTCTCGGTGTACGCGGTCGCCGCGTCCGGCAACGAGGACCTCCAGGTCTTGCTCCGCTACCCCGGCGGGTCCACCGCCACCATCAGCTATGTCACCACCGGCCCGGCCGGTTTCCCCAAGGAGACGGTGGACCTGGTCGCGGACGGCCGTGCGCTGCGGCTCGACGATTTCGTCCGGGCCTCGGTGTACGGCGACAAGCGGTGGGTCAGCTCGCGGCTGCCCAAGGCCCGCGACAAGGGCCAGCGCGCCGAACTGGACGCGTTCCTGGAGGCGGTACGGACCGGCGGGCCGATGCCGGTGCCGCTGGAGTCGCTGGTCGCCACCACGGCGGCCACCCTCGCCGTACCGGCCGGTCTGGCCGGCGGTGCGCCGGTGACGCTGGCGAGGGCGCGATGA
- the asnB gene encoding asparagine synthase (glutamine-hydrolyzing): MCGIAGTYLWPDGKAVTDRLTDTLAHRGPDGAGRYSHPAGDGEVHLGHRRLAIIDLSGTGAQPMVSGGLALTYNGELYNAPELRAELTAAGARFRGTSDTEVLLEAWRRWGTDCLPRLRGMFAFAVFDERTGELVLARDQLGIKPLFLLRRGPGLMFASELKALAGATGGTLEVDHAALVASLLYYWVPDSRCAFREAEKLPPGTWLRCRPDGRVERGRYWNLRDVAAEARDRARGGERPDLAAVVEESNRRHLLSDVPVATFLSGGLDSSYLTALAARHQPGISAYTIGFRAEDAKFEAMPDDLRYARQVAERFGVDLHEIEIAPNVLDLLPRMTYHLDEPIGDPAAINTFLICSAAREAGVKVMLSGMGADELFAGYRKHLANLLALRYQRVPRPLRRGLSAAVDRLPVAGARRGYRSVRFAKRFLSFADLPEETAFRRSYTMYDRNELLDLIDPDLAGTVDDVLTEHADIYQDNDLDDFVNRMCLGDARMFLPGLNLAYTDRSSMAASTEVRVPYVDVEVVKAAFTVPGDRKIVGRQGKAALKEAAASILPREIVYRPKGLFSAPLRAWMSRDLAPLVREVVNDGVLVSSGFLRRDALARLVAEDAAGQQDYSKHLWHVLTLEYWYREATSGSGRNQAV, from the coding sequence ATGTGTGGCATCGCAGGCACTTACCTATGGCCGGACGGGAAGGCCGTGACCGACCGGCTCACCGACACCCTCGCCCACCGCGGTCCGGACGGAGCGGGCCGGTACAGCCACCCCGCCGGTGACGGCGAAGTCCACCTCGGACACCGCCGGCTGGCCATCATCGACCTGTCCGGGACCGGCGCCCAGCCGATGGTCTCCGGCGGGCTCGCCCTGACCTACAACGGCGAGCTGTACAACGCGCCCGAACTCCGCGCCGAGCTGACCGCCGCCGGGGCCCGCTTCCGCGGTACCTCCGACACCGAAGTGCTGCTGGAGGCCTGGCGGCGCTGGGGCACGGACTGTCTGCCCAGGCTGCGCGGCATGTTCGCGTTCGCCGTCTTCGACGAGCGCACCGGTGAGCTGGTGCTCGCCCGCGACCAGCTCGGCATCAAACCGCTGTTCCTGCTCCGGCGCGGTCCCGGCCTGATGTTCGCCTCGGAGCTCAAGGCGCTCGCCGGCGCCACCGGCGGCACGCTGGAGGTGGACCACGCGGCACTGGTGGCCTCACTGCTGTACTACTGGGTACCGGACTCCCGCTGCGCGTTCCGCGAAGCGGAGAAGCTGCCGCCGGGGACCTGGCTGCGGTGCCGGCCCGACGGCCGGGTCGAACGCGGCCGGTACTGGAACCTCCGGGACGTCGCCGCCGAAGCCCGGGACCGGGCCCGCGGCGGCGAGCGGCCCGACCTGGCCGCCGTCGTCGAGGAGTCGAACCGGCGCCACCTCCTCTCGGACGTACCGGTGGCGACCTTCCTCTCCGGCGGACTCGACTCCAGCTATCTGACCGCGCTGGCGGCCCGCCACCAGCCCGGGATCTCCGCCTACACGATCGGATTCCGCGCCGAGGACGCCAAATTCGAGGCGATGCCGGACGATCTGCGCTACGCCCGGCAGGTCGCCGAACGGTTCGGCGTCGATCTGCACGAGATCGAGATCGCCCCGAACGTGCTCGACCTGCTGCCCCGGATGACGTACCACCTGGACGAGCCGATCGGCGACCCCGCCGCGATCAACACCTTTCTGATCTGCTCCGCCGCCCGGGAGGCCGGGGTCAAGGTGATGCTCTCGGGGATGGGCGCCGACGAACTGTTCGCCGGATACCGCAAGCATCTCGCCAACCTGCTCGCGCTGCGCTACCAGCGCGTCCCGCGGCCCCTCCGGCGCGGCCTGTCCGCGGCCGTGGACCGGCTGCCGGTCGCCGGCGCCCGCCGCGGGTACCGGTCGGTGCGCTTCGCGAAGCGGTTCCTCTCCTTCGCCGATCTGCCCGAGGAGACCGCGTTCCGGCGCAGCTACACCATGTACGACCGGAACGAACTGCTCGACCTGATCGATCCGGACCTGGCCGGGACGGTCGACGACGTACTGACCGAACACGCGGACATCTACCAGGACAACGACCTCGACGATTTCGTGAACCGGATGTGCCTGGGCGACGCCCGGATGTTCCTGCCGGGACTCAACCTCGCCTACACCGACCGGTCGAGCATGGCCGCGTCGACCGAGGTGCGGGTGCCGTACGTGGACGTCGAGGTGGTCAAGGCGGCGTTCACCGTGCCCGGCGATCGCAAGATCGTCGGACGGCAGGGCAAGGCCGCCCTCAAGGAGGCGGCCGCCTCGATCCTGCCCCGGGAGATCGTGTACCGGCCCAAGGGCCTGTTCAGCGCCCCACTGCGGGCCTGGATGAGCCGGGATCTGGCACCGCTGGTCCGCGAGGTCGTGAACGACGGTGTGCTCGTCAGCTCCGGGTTCCTGCGCCGCGACGCGCTGGCCCGGCTCGTCGCCGAGGACGCCGCCGGGCAACAGGACTACTCCAAGCATCTGTGGCATGTGCTGACCCTCGAGTACTGGTACCGCGAGGCGACCTCCGGCTCCGGCCGGAACCAAGCGGTCTGA
- a CDS encoding Wzz/FepE/Etk N-terminal domain-containing protein, translating into MTTSTTPEPSAAPPLLDLQALVVAVYRRRRLWSAVALLGLLAGAAMAVLLPPPPTAVTKVLVTHQEDQPNDTGTLIRTDVALLGTTRIASKALESLKSTEKPEDFMRDYRGTGLTNNLLQIDVTADSGAQAVARAKALADAFVADHVRRMREAAKAEAKALLDQRDRMREELAEVNRSIGALPPRTDPKASANIESLFARRAELNSRIAGFDQRAAEASTGTPRVVAGTQIVDGPRTVEYSLPRAAATKAAIGLVLGLALGLALAAVGTVVADRPVLRREIAANLGASVVAELRRVPRGPVRPWQRRRTRAAHERLTATLARAVRGSAEPVSLLELGCARSTGVIALNVAGALAAEGPVAVIDGLPGRELVKSRRESGNPTVVSGDQADTVPPHTRRIGVGSVAPGTAWTDLQYLGGRTVLVVRAGHGSAAWLHTVARQLADQHIPVIGVVLIDPDPRDRTDGTLWDGPHTALRGRPERPPRQNRPGQLQTERLARQNGTGRPRMERPSMPAGRVPDSDQEAR; encoded by the coding sequence GTGACCACGAGCACGACTCCGGAACCGTCCGCGGCCCCTCCGCTGCTGGACCTGCAGGCACTGGTGGTGGCCGTGTACCGGCGCCGCCGCCTCTGGTCAGCGGTGGCACTGCTGGGGCTGCTGGCCGGCGCGGCGATGGCCGTCCTGCTGCCGCCACCGCCGACCGCGGTGACCAAGGTGCTGGTCACCCACCAGGAGGACCAGCCGAACGACACCGGAACACTGATCCGCACCGACGTCGCACTGCTGGGGACCACCCGCATCGCGAGCAAGGCCCTGGAGTCCCTCAAGTCCACCGAGAAACCGGAGGACTTCATGCGGGACTACCGGGGTACCGGACTGACCAACAACCTGCTGCAGATCGACGTGACGGCCGACAGCGGGGCGCAAGCGGTGGCCCGGGCCAAGGCACTGGCCGACGCCTTCGTCGCGGACCATGTGCGGCGGATGCGGGAAGCCGCGAAGGCCGAGGCCAAGGCACTGCTCGACCAGCGTGACCGGATGCGGGAAGAGCTCGCCGAGGTCAACCGCAGCATCGGGGCCCTGCCGCCGCGTACCGACCCGAAGGCGTCGGCGAACATCGAATCGCTCTTCGCCCGCCGGGCCGAACTCAACTCGAGGATCGCCGGTTTCGACCAGCGCGCCGCCGAGGCGAGCACCGGCACACCCCGGGTCGTCGCCGGCACCCAGATCGTGGACGGCCCGCGTACGGTGGAGTACTCACTGCCCAGAGCCGCCGCCACCAAGGCCGCGATCGGGCTCGTCCTCGGGCTCGCCCTCGGACTCGCGCTGGCCGCGGTCGGCACGGTGGTGGCGGACCGCCCCGTGCTGCGCCGGGAGATCGCCGCCAACCTGGGCGCCTCGGTCGTCGCGGAGCTGCGCCGGGTGCCCCGCGGCCCGGTCCGGCCGTGGCAGCGCCGGCGGACCAGAGCGGCACACGAACGGCTCACCGCGACCCTGGCCCGCGCCGTGCGCGGCTCCGCGGAACCGGTGTCGCTGCTGGAACTCGGCTGTGCCCGCAGCACCGGCGTGATCGCCCTGAACGTCGCCGGAGCACTGGCGGCGGAAGGCCCGGTCGCCGTCATCGACGGACTGCCCGGCCGGGAGCTCGTGAAAAGCCGCCGGGAATCGGGCAACCCGACCGTGGTCAGCGGCGATCAGGCCGACACCGTACCGCCGCACACCCGCCGGATCGGCGTCGGCTCGGTCGCACCCGGCACGGCATGGACCGACCTCCAGTACCTCGGCGGCCGGACCGTGCTCGTCGTACGGGCCGGGCACGGCAGCGCCGCATGGCTCCACACCGTGGCCCGGCAGCTCGCGGACCAGCACATCCCGGTGATCGGCGTGGTGCTGATCGACCCCGATCCACGCGACCGGACCGACGGCACGCTGTGGGACGGACCGCACACCGCACTGCGCGGCCGGCCCGAGCGGCCGCCCAGGCAGAACCGGCCGGGCCAGTTACAGACGGAGCGGTTGGCCCGGCAGAACGGGACGGGCCGGCCGCGGATGGAGCGGCCGTCGATGCCGGCCGGCCGGGTCCCGGACAGCGACCAGGAAGCGCGGTAG
- a CDS encoding Wzz/FepE/Etk N-terminal domain-containing protein, with translation MSDDTIRLATIGRILRRRRRLLAVLAVVGALVGYGTSLVFPPRYTASASVLLPGQWEERELLTQVEIATSSSVLDRAATALGRPGISGSDLRDRVSAKTTDGNIIKISGTDSTPERAQQLADRLAQQFVAFAGRIAAGSTDPDAATAPAALKQKVVETNRRITDLAKTADPGQTVESVQARTVLQKLSTSLEEAMKRLEEAESATDKAGLVVMGPAPRPTGEAPPTRIQLIVAGTLLSLLLTVIGHLAAARVNRRLRTEPEIAAALGSVLLGTVDVSGERPAHRPAGRGPRALVRRLLGIDTRWDIPIPQTSGDEASRRIRYRRLWARLRDRLPAPRHLLVVVPEGDDIAHRAAGQLVAEAGSDPSAGSSSTGNPRLRVVEVSVSEPMVPDRSTESGALVVLSAGSWTAGELTGIAEACADGGHEIVGIVVAGTVRARPARSTGGAPDAAGPELAVRGHATGEPV, from the coding sequence TTGAGCGATGACACGATACGCCTGGCCACGATCGGGAGGATCCTCCGCAGGCGACGGCGGCTGCTCGCCGTCCTCGCCGTGGTGGGCGCCCTCGTCGGCTACGGCACATCGCTGGTGTTCCCGCCGCGGTACACCGCGTCGGCATCGGTACTGCTGCCGGGGCAGTGGGAGGAGCGCGAACTCCTGACCCAGGTGGAGATCGCGACCAGTTCGTCGGTCCTCGACCGCGCGGCCACCGCGCTCGGCCGGCCGGGCATCAGCGGCAGCGATCTGCGGGACCGGGTGAGCGCCAAGACCACCGACGGAAACATCATCAAGATCTCGGGTACGGACTCCACCCCGGAACGCGCGCAGCAGCTCGCCGACCGGCTGGCCCAGCAATTCGTCGCCTTCGCCGGGCGGATCGCCGCCGGCAGCACCGATCCGGACGCGGCCACGGCGCCCGCGGCACTGAAACAGAAGGTGGTGGAGACCAACCGCCGCATCACCGACCTCGCCAAAACGGCCGATCCGGGGCAGACGGTCGAGAGCGTGCAGGCCCGCACCGTGCTCCAGAAGCTCAGCACATCGCTGGAAGAGGCCATGAAGAGGCTGGAGGAGGCCGAATCGGCGACCGACAAGGCCGGTCTGGTCGTCATGGGGCCGGCGCCCCGGCCGACCGGCGAGGCACCGCCGACGAGGATCCAGCTCATCGTCGCCGGAACCCTGCTGTCCCTCCTCCTCACGGTCATCGGACATCTGGCCGCCGCCCGGGTGAACCGCCGGCTCCGCACCGAACCGGAGATCGCCGCGGCGCTGGGCTCGGTGCTGCTCGGCACCGTCGACGTGTCCGGCGAACGGCCCGCTCACCGGCCGGCGGGCCGCGGCCCGCGGGCCCTGGTCCGGCGGCTCCTCGGCATCGACACCCGGTGGGACATACCGATCCCGCAGACCTCCGGCGACGAGGCCAGCAGACGCATCCGCTACCGGCGGCTGTGGGCCCGCCTCCGGGACCGGCTGCCGGCCCCCCGGCACCTGCTGGTCGTCGTACCCGAGGGCGACGACATCGCCCACCGGGCCGCCGGGCAGCTCGTCGCCGAGGCCGGGAGCGATCCTTCCGCCGGCTCTTCGAGTACGGGAAACCCCCGGCTGCGGGTGGTGGAGGTCTCGGTGTCCGAGCCGATGGTGCCGGACCGCTCCACCGAATCCGGCGCCCTGGTCGTACTCAGCGCCGGCAGCTGGACCGCGGGGGAGCTGACCGGCATCGCCGAGGCGTGTGCGGACGGCGGACACGAGATCGTCGGCATCGTCGTCGCCGGTACGGTCCGGGCCCGTCCGGCCCGGTCCACCGGCGGCGCTCCGGACGCCGCCGGCCCGGAGCTCGCGGTTCGCGGCCACGCGACGGGAGAGCCGGTGTGA
- a CDS encoding glycosyltransferase family 4 protein, with translation MSDTPRGDRPDRRALILVENLSVPFDRRVWQECTTLRDAGWEVHVICPRGSKRDTEPEAEIDGVRIHRYPLRAATGGPAGYLREYGSALWHTARLARKVGPVDVVHACNPPDLLFLTAQWLKRRGARFVFDQHDLVPELYLSRFDRGEDLLYRAVCALERRTYRAADVVLATNESYRDVAIRRGGQRPEDVFVVRSAPAIERFQPVPAEPELKRGKPHLLCYLGVMGPQDGVDYALRALAKLRDELGRTDWHAVFVGSGDAFEAMVELSRRLGLSEQVEFTGRVPDADLVRYLSTADVCLSPDPLNPLNDVSTMNKVLEYMAMGRPIVSFDLREARVSAGDAAVYAPANDEAAFARLTALLLDDPEKRARMGRIGQERISGELSWRNSQISLLAAYTAACRDRAPVPAGDPAKTGKWPRR, from the coding sequence TTGAGTGATACACCCCGCGGCGACCGGCCTGACCGGCGCGCGCTGATCCTCGTGGAGAACCTGTCGGTGCCCTTCGACCGGCGAGTGTGGCAGGAGTGCACGACACTGCGCGACGCGGGCTGGGAGGTGCACGTCATCTGCCCCCGGGGGAGCAAACGGGACACCGAGCCGGAGGCCGAGATCGACGGGGTACGGATCCACCGCTACCCGCTGCGCGCGGCCACCGGAGGGCCGGCCGGCTATCTGCGGGAGTACGGATCCGCCCTGTGGCATACCGCCCGGCTGGCCCGCAAGGTCGGCCCGGTCGACGTTGTCCATGCCTGCAACCCGCCCGACCTGCTGTTTCTAACGGCACAGTGGCTGAAGCGGCGCGGCGCGCGGTTCGTCTTCGACCAGCACGACCTGGTACCCGAGCTCTATCTCTCCCGGTTCGACCGCGGCGAGGACCTGCTCTACCGCGCCGTGTGCGCGCTGGAACGGCGGACCTACCGGGCCGCGGACGTCGTACTCGCCACGAACGAGAGCTACCGGGACGTCGCGATACGCCGGGGCGGACAGCGGCCGGAGGACGTCTTCGTGGTGCGCAGCGCGCCCGCGATCGAGCGGTTCCAACCCGTCCCGGCCGAGCCGGAACTCAAGCGCGGCAAGCCCCATCTGCTGTGCTACCTGGGCGTCATGGGCCCTCAGGACGGTGTCGACTACGCCCTGCGGGCGCTGGCGAAGCTCCGCGACGAGCTGGGCCGGACCGACTGGCACGCGGTGTTCGTCGGCTCCGGTGACGCCTTCGAAGCGATGGTCGAGCTGTCCCGGCGGCTCGGGCTCTCCGAGCAGGTGGAGTTCACCGGGCGCGTTCCGGACGCCGACCTGGTGCGCTATCTCTCCACCGCGGACGTGTGCCTCTCGCCCGACCCGCTCAATCCGCTCAACGACGTGTCGACCATGAACAAGGTCCTGGAGTACATGGCCATGGGCCGGCCGATCGTCTCGTTCGACCTCCGGGAGGCACGGGTCTCCGCCGGTGACGCCGCCGTCTACGCGCCCGCCAACGACGAGGCCGCGTTCGCCCGGCTCACCGCGCTGCTGCTGGACGATCCGGAGAAGCGGGCCCGGATGGGCAGGATCGGCCAGGAACGGATCAGCGGGGAGCTCTCCTGGCGGAACTCGCAGATATCGCTGCTCGCCGCCTACACCGCCGCCTGCCGTGACCGCGCTCCGGTGCCGGCGGGCGACCCGGCCAAGACAGGGAAGTGGCCGCGCCGTTGA
- a CDS encoding nucleotide sugar dehydrogenase — translation MRISVFGLGYVGCVSAACLAGMGHEVIGVDVNQVKVDLVNDGKAPVVEERIGELIAEVVRTGALRATADVREAIMGSEVSLICVGTPSEPNGSLCTTYLERVTEQIGAVLAERGGWQTVVFRSTMLPGTCTNLLVPILEKAVGGTAGVDFGVAVNPEFLREGTSVRDFFDPPKTVIGELDPASGDAVAALYDGLPGEVFRVPVPTAEAIKYADNAFHGLKIGFANELGAVCQALGVDSHQVIDVFLADRKLNISPAYLRPGFAFGGSCLPKDLRSLVHAAQRADVSVPILANVLPSNSAHLERAVELVERTGKRRVGLFGLSFKPGTDDLRESPLVELAERLFGKGYDLRIYDANVSLSRLLGANREYIETRLPHLAQLLADSVDEVLEHAEVCLAGTRDPAVLSALPHGDGPVIIDLIHLPDAETRRTEPGYMGLAW, via the coding sequence ATGAGGATCAGCGTTTTCGGGCTCGGCTACGTGGGCTGTGTATCGGCCGCGTGTCTGGCCGGCATGGGGCACGAGGTCATCGGAGTGGACGTCAACCAGGTGAAGGTCGACCTGGTCAACGACGGCAAGGCCCCGGTGGTCGAGGAACGGATCGGCGAGCTCATCGCCGAGGTCGTGCGGACCGGAGCGTTACGCGCCACCGCCGACGTCCGCGAGGCGATCATGGGCAGCGAGGTGTCACTGATCTGCGTGGGCACACCGTCGGAGCCCAACGGCAGCCTCTGCACCACCTACCTGGAGCGGGTCACCGAGCAGATCGGCGCCGTACTGGCCGAACGGGGTGGCTGGCAGACCGTCGTCTTCCGCAGCACCATGCTCCCGGGCACCTGTACGAACCTGCTGGTGCCGATCCTGGAGAAGGCCGTCGGCGGCACCGCAGGGGTGGACTTCGGGGTCGCGGTCAACCCGGAGTTCCTGCGCGAGGGCACCAGCGTCCGGGACTTCTTCGACCCGCCCAAGACCGTCATCGGCGAACTCGACCCGGCGAGCGGCGACGCGGTGGCGGCGCTGTACGACGGATTACCCGGCGAGGTGTTCCGGGTGCCGGTCCCGACGGCCGAGGCGATCAAATACGCGGACAACGCGTTCCACGGCCTCAAGATCGGCTTCGCGAACGAGCTGGGCGCGGTGTGCCAGGCCCTCGGCGTGGACTCGCACCAGGTGATCGACGTCTTCCTCGCCGACCGCAAGCTGAACATCAGCCCCGCCTATCTGCGGCCCGGTTTCGCCTTCGGCGGCTCCTGTCTGCCCAAGGACCTCCGCAGCCTGGTCCACGCGGCGCAGCGGGCCGATGTCTCGGTGCCCATCCTCGCCAACGTACTGCCGTCCAACTCCGCACATCTGGAGCGCGCGGTGGAGCTGGTCGAGCGCACCGGCAAACGCCGGGTGGGCCTGTTCGGCCTCTCCTTCAAACCCGGCACCGACGACCTCCGCGAGAGCCCGCTCGTCGAGCTGGCGGAGCGGCTCTTCGGCAAGGGGTACGACCTGCGGATCTACGACGCCAATGTGAGCCTCTCCCGGCTGCTCGGCGCGAACCGCGAGTACATCGAGACCCGGCTGCCGCACCTCGCGCAACTGCTCGCCGACTCCGTCGACGAGGTGCTCGAACATGCCGAAGTGTGCCTGGCCGGGACCAGGGACCCGGCCGTGCTGTCGGCCCTGCCCCACGGCGACGGCCCGGTGATCATCGACCTCATCCACCTTCCCGACGCCGAAACGCGCCGGACCGAACCGGGATACATGGGCCTTGCCTGGTGA